In Cyanobacteriota bacterium, the genomic window GCCTAGCTTAAGGGGAATTGGCTGCATAGGTCTCAGGCAAGCTGGGTCAATTAGCTTTGGCGCATAGAGAAACCCTAGTTGATGCTTAGGAGATCCTTTTGTGACTTCGGTGCTTTGAATTTGCCGAGTTGGAAAGTCTGATTCTGGGCGCAGGTGTGACCCTGGCAGCACTGAGAGGGCGCTAGCGGCGGATACATCAACGTAGGGAATGAGCACAGACAGTTCAAAGGGAGAGCCACCGTAGAAGGTATCCCGATGATAGCCAATATTATCTTGGGGCTTGTGGGGACGGGTAATTCGCAGGTAGGGGCTGCTTTGCACGTTTAGGTCTCGTCCTAGAAGGGCTTGGAAAAAGTCAAGCTGGGCAGCGATGATCTGAGGCCCAAAGCGCTGGGTACGAAAGAAATTAGTGAGTTGAATTTGGAGGTCTGTATGGTAACGATCGTCCTCAATGACCTGGTGGTAAGTTTCTAGGGTAATAGTTGGCTGCCCTGTCAATCGCCGTAGCTCGTTCAGCAGTGCTGTTCTAGCGGCATAGATTGGCTCAGGGTTGGGCGCTTGCACAACAAACCACCCCTCTGCCCGAAATTGAGCTTCTAAGCGGGGCAAGTTGATGGACTTAACCGCCGCCATTACTGATGGTTGACTCATGCCTTGATCCCAACTCCCATCGCAAACAGATAATGCGCCATTGGGTAGAACCCGGTATGCACCACTTCGTCGTTCATGGAGAAAATAAATACGTTATGAAAATAGGTTTCCATTGCCGATCGCAAGGTTTCAGCAGATTTTAGATTAATATGACCTTCTTTGCTAGCTTTAGAGGCATAGGCAAAGGCCGTGATGTTAGGGGTGCCGACGATAAACACAGCCTGAGGTTCCAATACACTACACACATGCTTCCAGTAGAGATGCTCTTGATCCGGCTGCAAATGCTCAATTAAATCGAGGGAGTAGGCAGCATCATAGCGTCCGGGGGGAGCCTGTTCCAAAATATCCAATACGGAAAAGGTACAGTTGAGATTTTCAGCCTTGGCATGGCTTTCAGCCCACTGAATGTAAAGAGGGTCAAAGTCTACACCATGCACAGAACCCGTGGTTTGCAGAACAGTTCTCATCCCAAAACCATCACCACAGCCTACTTCCAGCACCTTGTTCTTGCCTGCTAGCATCTTGGAGCAAAATTTATATCGCGACAGCAAAAACGTTAACCGGCGTGGATCAGACCGCCAGGTAAAGCTTGCAGTTGGCCCCATTTGCACAGGCCCCATGGTTTTCATAGCATCAAACTGCTCTTGATACTGTGGTTCTTTGCTGTGCTCGTGACCTTGCATCGGCGTATTCACCATGACCCTCCATCGATTGGTACCACTGCTCCTGGCATGAAAGCAGCCTGTTCAGAACATAGAAAGATTACCATGTTACTGATTTCTGAAGGAGCGGCAAACCGTTGAATGGCAATCCGGTTGTTGAGGAAGTTTTGGACACGATCGGGATCGTTGATAGCAACCTGATCCCAATGACTACCTGGATGACGAATGACCCCCGGCATTACGGCTGAAATCACCACACCATCGGGGGCAACCGTGCAGCCTAGGTTTTTGGTATAGGCATTGAGGGCTGCTTTCACGGCACAGTAGGCAACTGAACCCCGGCTG contains:
- a CDS encoding phytanoyl-CoA dioxygenase family protein; translation: MSQPSVMAAVKSINLPRLEAQFRAEGWFVVQAPNPEPIYAARTALLNELRRLTGQPTITLETYHQVIEDDRYHTDLQIQLTNFFRTQRFGPQIIAAQLDFFQALLGRDLNVQSSPYLRITRPHKPQDNIGYHRDTFYGGSPFELSVLIPYVDVSAASALSVLPGSHLRPESDFPTRQIQSTEVTKGSPKHQLGFLYAPKLIDPACLRPMQPIPLKLGDLLIFSLATVHGSEENQGQFCRWSSDVRVVNALAPVDLSMRPTYYEPLSRSIVTETAEIYHQIQ
- a CDS encoding class I SAM-dependent methyltransferase, whose translation is MQGHEHSKEPQYQEQFDAMKTMGPVQMGPTASFTWRSDPRRLTFLLSRYKFCSKMLAGKNKVLEVGCGDGFGMRTVLQTTGSVHGVDFDPLYIQWAESHAKAENLNCTFSVLDILEQAPPGRYDAAYSLDLIEHLQPDQEHLYWKHVCSVLEPQAVFIVGTPNITAFAYASKASKEGHINLKSAETLRSAMETYFHNVFIFSMNDEVVHTGFYPMAHYLFAMGVGIKA